The following coding sequences are from one Arachis hypogaea cultivar Tifrunner chromosome 7, arahy.Tifrunner.gnm2.J5K5, whole genome shotgun sequence window:
- the LOC112703696 gene encoding MAR-binding filament-like protein 1-1 has translation MAFMAGSSFLPYHLPSSSLAPRRFRSSCYLRQQQQQHDPICRKRAFLLMGFAVLPLLPFKNTPALSLQSPKESEVKAQDDDKNMETAPETDKPSNSSFMSPLAVIGILSSAMVGALYASAQKENSSAVIVIEMLRRELKEKDEMIVSLKRNYESKLLNEQEEQVKLLGKAKEEQQSLMNQLQSANSTVSRLGQELKSEKNLIGELKSQVDSLETELSETNADKLDLEISLKEKIDSIGHLQKRIDLLSLDLKDKEDTVQSLNSSLEEKELELSNLNSVYEQTKDDLSNVQLQIRGLKDELLKSQEELEAKDSAVNELNSTITSLTVENHDSKSKYKIMEKEYNDLKLTVETKAALDAKALKEKEEELHQLKDQLELATDELSRNQATIKDLSQEREVLKESLENESKKVNNLKFELQIVQENLGKSRTESAELEKYLTESNKMNNELVVEASKLSSELIEVRESLQSRLDDAKREAELLASELATAKKQLKQVEAELQSVSDELKAALESRDSLQRELADIYKKAETTSEDLNEERKLVTSLNNDLEALEKQVSKDKKARETLEMALQEATKSLDEMNRNTLILSDELERAKSLISGLENEKEVIYKSLKEQRNAYKVAQENMEDAHSLIMRLGKERENLENRKKKLEEELALAKGEILRLRSRVSSLKSQVEDNNNEQVQKKDESESKVTVDGRKNFRRRKANPQ, from the exons ATGGCCTTTATGGCGGGGAGTTCCTTCCTCCCCTATCATTTACCCTCTTCTTCTTTAGCTCCCAGAAGGTTCCGATCCTCGTGCTACTTGCGCCAACAACAGCAACAGCATGATCCGATCTGCAGAAAGAGAGCATTTTTGTTGATGGGCTTCGCTGTTCTTCCACTTCTCCCATTCAAGAATACCCCAGCTCTTTCTCTTCAATCACCCA AAGAAAGTGAGGTGAAGGCACAGGATGATGACAAGAACATGGAG ACGGCACCTGAAACAGACAAGCCATCAAATTCATCTTTTATGTCACCGCTGGCTGTAATAGGAATACTTTCTTCTGCTATGGTGGGTGCTCTCTATGCATCTGCTCAGAAAGAGAATTCCTCGGCTGTTATAGTGATTGAAATG TTGCGCCGCGAACTGAAGGAAAAGGATGAGATGATTGTTTCCTTAAAGAGGAACTATGAATCAAAGTTACTGAATGAGCAGGAGGAACAAGTGAAGCTTCTTGGAAAGGCAAAGGAAGAGCAGCAATCTTTGATGAACCAATTACAATCTGCAAACAGCACCGTCAGCCGCTTAGGGCAGGAGctaaaaagtgagaaaaatttGATTGGGGAGCTGAAGAGTCAAGTTGACAGTCTTGAAACTGAGCTATCGGAGACTAATGCAGACAAGTTGGATCTTGAAATCAGTTTGAAGGAAAAGATAGACTCTATTGGACATCTACAAAAGAGAATTGATCTGTTAAGTTTGGATCTCAAGGACAAAGAAGATACTGTTCAAAGTCTCAACTCATCCCTTGAAGAAAAGGAGTTGGAATTGAGCAATTTGAATTCTGTCTACGAGCAAACCAAGGATGACTTATCCAACGTTCAGCTTCAGATTCGAGGGTTGAAAGACGAACTACTAAAGAGCCAAGAGGAATTGGAAGCCAAAGATTCTGCCGTGAATGAACTAAATTCAACAATAACTTCCTTGACTGTTGAAAACCACGATTCTAAGAGTAAGTATAAGATCATGGAAAAGGAATACAATGACCTAAAGTTGACTGTTGAAACAAAGGCTGCTTTGGATGCTAAGgctctaaaagaaaaagaagaggagctTCATCAGCTAAAGGATCAACTTGAACTTGCCACAGATGAATTAAGCAGAAACCAAGCCACCATTAAGGATTTATCCCAAGAAAGAGAGGTTTTGAAGGAATCTCTGGAAAATGAATCTAAGAAAGTGAATAACTTGAAGTTCGAACTTCAAATCGTTCAGGAGAATCTTGGAAAATCAAGAACCGAGTCAGCTGAATTGGAAAAATATCTGACTGAATCAAACAAAATGAACAATGAGCTTGTAGTTGAGGCCTCTAAACTTTCATCTGAGCTCATTGAAGTTAGAGAGTCACTACAGAGTAGGCTTGATGATGCAAAACGTGAGGCGGAATTGCTAGCCAGTGAACTTGCAACAGCAAAGAAACAATTGAAGCAAGTTGAAGCAGAGCTGCAAAGCGTGTCCGATGAACTGAAGGCTGCTCTGGAGAGCCGTGATAGCCTACAAAGAGAATTAGCTGACATCTACAAAAAGGCTGAAACCACATCTGAGGATTTGAATGAAGAAAGGAAGTTAGTCACTTCACTGAACAATGATCTAGAAGCTTTGGAGAAGCAAGTCTCGAAAGACAAGAAGGCTCGGGAAACTCTTGAAATGGCCCTGCAGGAGGCTACCAAATCACTGGACGAAATGAACAGAAACACTCTGATTCTTTCTGATGAACTAGAGAGAGCTAAATCTCTTATATCTGGTCTTGAAAATGAGAAGGAGGTGATTTACAAGTCCCTTAAAGAACAAAGAAATGCATACAAAGTGGCTCAGGAAAACATGGAGGATGCACATAGCCTCATCATGAGACttgggaaggagagagagaatttGGAGAACAGAAAGAAGAAATTGGAGGAAGAACTGGCTTTAGCAAAGGGTGAGATATTGCGCTTGAGGAGTAGAGTCAGCAGCTTAAAATCACAAGTTGAAGATAACAATAATGAGCAAGTGCAGAAGAAAGATGAAAGTGAAAGCAAGGTCACTGTTGATGGCAGGAAGAATTTCAGAAGAAGAAAGGCTAACCCCCAATAA
- the LOC112703702 gene encoding uncharacterized protein isoform X2, giving the protein MFYGAVVWDPWLILAQIVCFQCLYYVTLGFFLAILVGTRVSRMTLVYFFDFVTVTTSTFTGWCVIASFILTSISGAVYMLYVIERAKKCLDFSVTLYIVHSFICIVYGGWPSSITWWIVNGIGIAMMALLGEYLCIRRELREIPITRYRSNA; this is encoded by the exons ATGTTCTATGGTGCGGTGGTGTGGGACCCTTGGCTCATTCTTGCTCAGATTGTATGCTTTCAATGCTTGTACTACGTCACTCTCGGCTTCTTCTTGGCCATACTCGTTGGAACTCGCGTCTCAAGAATGACCCTCGTTTATTTCTTCGATTTCGTTACAGTCACTACCTCCACCTTCACCGGCTGGTGTGTCATTGCCTCCTTTATCCTCACCTCAATTTCAGG GGCAGTGTATATGCTTTATGTGATTGAAAGGGCAAAGAAATGCTTGGATTTTTCGGTTACACTCTACATAGTTCATAGCTTTATATGCATTGTGTATGGTGGCTGGCCTTCTTCCATAACTTGGTGGATTGTGAATGGTATTGGAATTGCAATGATGGCTCTGCTAGGGGAATATCTCTGCATCAGGCGCGAACTTCGCGAGATACCAATAACACGATATCGTTCGA ATGCTTGA
- the LOC112703702 gene encoding uncharacterized protein isoform X1 → MFYGAVVWDPWLILAQIVCFQCLYYVTLGFFLAILVGTRVSRMTLVYFFDFVTVTTSTFTGWCVIASFILTSISGAVYMLYVIERAKKCLDFSVTLYIVHSFICIVYGGWPSSITWWIVNGIGIAMMALLGEYLCIRRELREIPITRYRSSKQLSSLQMFGQLIGCGNGFKLQSWLWLWSTILNLFCASFV, encoded by the exons ATGTTCTATGGTGCGGTGGTGTGGGACCCTTGGCTCATTCTTGCTCAGATTGTATGCTTTCAATGCTTGTACTACGTCACTCTCGGCTTCTTCTTGGCCATACTCGTTGGAACTCGCGTCTCAAGAATGACCCTCGTTTATTTCTTCGATTTCGTTACAGTCACTACCTCCACCTTCACCGGCTGGTGTGTCATTGCCTCCTTTATCCTCACCTCAATTTCAGG GGCAGTGTATATGCTTTATGTGATTGAAAGGGCAAAGAAATGCTTGGATTTTTCGGTTACACTCTACATAGTTCATAGCTTTATATGCATTGTGTATGGTGGCTGGCCTTCTTCCATAACTTGGTGGATTGTGAATGGTATTGGAATTGCAATGATGGCTCTGCTAGGGGAATATCTCTGCATCAGGCGCGAACTTCGCGAGATACCAATAACACGATATCGTTCGAGTAAGCAACTTTCTTCTTTACAGATGTTTGGCCAGCTAATTGGATGTGGCAATGGTTTTAAACTGCAATCTTGGTTGTGGTTGTGGAGCACAATTTTAAACTTGTTCTGTGCAAGTTTTGTATGA